Part of the Trichoderma asperellum chromosome 1, complete sequence genome is shown below.
CAGACGCGGATCTTCGCCAAACCCCACGCCCATGATTGCCATGGGAAGCCATCTCGACACACAGCCTCGAGGTGGCCGATACGACGGAATCTTGGGCGTTGTCGCTGCCGTCGAGGTCTTGCGGACTCTTGCGGAGAATGGATACAGCACCAATCATGACGTTGGAGTCGTCAATTGGACAAAGTATGTATTTCAATATTCAACAACAATGATTCTTTATTTCCATGACCTGTCTCCTCTCTTTGTCATACTACCTTTGTTTTAtcatctttgtttctttgacAAAACTAATGCAAGTTTGTGTGTTCAACAGCGAAGAAGGCGCCAGATTTCCCAAATCTATGATGGCCTCCGGTGTATGGGCTGGCAAGATCCCTCTCGACGAAGCCTATTCTCTCCCCGACATCTTCGACCCCTCAGCCACCGTCAAGTCAGAGCTGCAAAGACTCGGCTACATTGGAGACGTGGCCTGCTCCTCAGCCGGATATCCGCTGGGCGCCCACTTTGAGCTACACATCGAACAAGGCCCAATCCTCGAAGAATCCGGCAAGAAGATTGGTGTCGTTCGAGGCGGCCAGGCATATCGCTGGTTCACTGTAACTGTCAGCGGCCGCGATGCCCACACGGGAACGACGCCCTTCAAGTCACGCAGCGACCCCCTGCTAGCAGCGTCCAAGATGATTGTCTCTTCCAACGCCATTGCAAAGAAGCTCGGCGCCCTGGCATCTACCGGCGTTATCAAAATCCCCCCAAGCTCGTCCACCAACACTATTGCCTCGCAAGTAACTTTTACGCTGGATATCCGCCACCCAGACGACGCCATTGTCGATGAAGTGCAGCGTCTATGCACCGAATCCTTCggcgccatcgccaaagAAGACGGTCGAGGTGTCCAAGTCGACATGAGTCTCGATACCGACTCTCCCGCGACCAAGTTCGACCCGGACTGTATCAAGATGGTTGAAAAGGCAGCTACAAAGCTGGTGGGCGCCGATGGGTGGCTCCATATAACCAGTGGAGCCGGCCACGACAGTGTCAACACAAGCAGCC
Proteins encoded:
- a CDS encoding uncharacterized protein (EggNog:ENOG41~MEROPS:MER0026469), with the translated sequence MPLVLRKASLPAARRLYCASASAGLRINADRLQETIHHTCQWGAAHRYGSGPNETGMSRLSLSDDDAQVRRWFAEETKKLGCKLVVDNLGNMFASRRGSSPNPTPMIAMGSHLDTQPRGGRYDGILGVVAAVEVLRTLAENGYSTNHDVGVVNWTNEEGARFPKSMMASGVWAGKIPLDEAYSLPDIFDPSATVKSELQRLGYIGDVACSSAGYPLGAHFELHIEQGPILEESGKKIGVVRGGQAYRWFTVTVSGRDAHTGTTPFKSRSDPLLAASKMIVSSNAIAKKLGALASTGVIKIPPSSSTNTIASQVTFTLDIRHPDDAIVDEVQRLCTESFGAIAKEDGRGVQVDMSLDTDSPATKFDPDCIKMVEKAATKLVGADGWLHITSGAGHDSVNTSSRCPTTMIFVPCKGGVSHHPEEYCSPEDCTLGAQTLLEAVINYDKLKAGQ